The window CACAATCGTCATTAGTCATGACCCACCCATATAAAAACATGATCTCTGCTTCATTCGTCACAAGAAGTAGGGTTTTTATCACAAGGCAGCCGCTTCTTCTTCAAGGTCTCGCTCGGAACCTACGCGCCGTCAGCGTTTCACTCAAATCTCGCAAACATGGGGTAAGCACCACCGTCTTTGATCATATCTATCTTCTGCTTCTTCTCTTGAATGTGTTCTGTTTTTGTCAAAATTGTATTCGTGGATTATATGAGTTCATATACATGATTCCAGTAGTTATTTGCTCATTGGATACAGTTTCGTTGATAACTAAACCGGATACATGAATCAAACACTGTTTTAGCTTAATCAACGTACGAAACAGATTTGGAAGATCACAATTCGctatttttgtttattattatgATTTGAAATAGTGTTTAGATCTAGTAAGTCGGAAACCGGCTTAGATTTCATATTGATATACATATGCGGACTGTGAATACATAACTTGACATGAGTATACTTCTTCGATGATTCGATGTGATCAAAATCCGAAAAGGAGTTAAGCAATTTGATAACTGTATATGGTTTTTTCATGGTGAGGTTGTTTGCTCATAGTGATTGAATTTGCAGAAAGACACATGGAATGGGAGCTGGACGCAAGCTGAAGTCACATCGCCGCAGACAAAGATGGGCTGACAAATCATACAAGAAGTCTCACCTTGGTAACGAATGGAAGAAACCATTCGCTGGTTCTTCTCACGCTAAAGGCATCGTCCTTGAgaaaatgtaaaccctaaatcctcaaaTTCGTGTATTCATTTCTCAATTCCAAAACCTAAACTTTCTCCATTTTGACAGTGGTATTGAAGCTAAGCAGCCTAACTCTGCTATCCGAAAGTGTGCCAGAGTTCAACTCATCAAGAATGGAAAGAAGATTGCTGCTTTCGTCCCCAATGATGGTTGCTTGAACTACATTGAAGAAAACGTTCGTACCCAATTGTGTTCTTTCAATTTCACACTTGTGTGAATTCTTTCATGATGTGTATAATTTGTGATTGTTTGTTTGACAGGATGAAGTTTTGATTGCTGGATTTGGACGTAAGGGACATGCTGTGGGAGATATTCCTGGAGTTAGGTTCAAGGTGGTGAAGGTTTCTGGTGTTTCACTTTTGGCTCTTTtcaaggagaagaaggagaagccAAGATCTTAAGTGATATTTCTGAGGAGGTTTTACTGGTGACTTTTGTCTTAGTTTTGATATGTTTGTTGAAGAGTTCAAATGGAATTGTGGTTTTAGATTTGTGTTTGCAGAGGGCAGACGATTTGTTCTTGTTTTGTAATGTGATTTTGGTAAACACAATTTATTTAGATAACTGTTTTTGCCTACTTTTATACTGCTTTCTATTAGTGAATGTGTTGTTGCTTTTTTTTTGTGTAtgaattgtttgaaattttgaatATCCGTATCTTAGTAGAaagaatttatatattttataaaaatattaaagtCCCACTTTACCTTAACTTACAAAATAAAGTTTTTCAAATTCTTTAACAAAATATCGATAAACAACAAATAAAGGTTTGTGAtatgtttaaaatattttaattaaaaacctTAACTAAAACCaaaatgaaatgaaaaatgttcttGAGATGTTCAAATATTGTAACAAGATATGAAACATTATTTGAAAATATAGCATCAGATTTGGGTTTACCCGAGGacctttttttttaacaaaacaaacaacataaatttaacaatatttttacaaaactaatCAATTTTCATCTATTCAAACAAGTAGTAAACTAAACATATCCATACTAGCAAATACAAAATCCAACAGGAAGCAATTACTTGTTACTTAAAAAAAAACACTAGTTCATAACCTCTCTCATGTTATAACCTTAAGGCTAcctaattatatataatttgtagcTAAAagtacattacattacattaaTCATCAAACGGAATCGCCTTTTCCATTCTTTTTCTTTCCCTTTCTTGTATAGATTTTCCTTGGTGTTGGTGAATAATCAAGTCTGTAACTAATAAGAGAAGGTCCAAAAATACCAAACTTTCCAGCACTACTAAAAGCAGCTTCTGCATTTGTTTTTTCCTCAAACACAACTTTAGCACAACtactcttcttcaacacttcagTCTCTGATTCCATCAAACTCCCATACACCCTAAATATCTCATTCAGATTTGTCACCGATGGAATGGAATCCAAATTTGTAAACTTTAGAATCAGTGCAGCAAACTTCTCTTTGCTTGTGGTTTTCAAACTTGAATCACTTATCTCAGATTTGGTTGACACATCATCAGACTTTGTTGACTCCTGAGTTTGGTCAACACGCTTCTCATCAAcagaattggaattggaattggaagcGGAATCGGAATCCTTTGATACCTGGGACTGGAATTGGGATTCCGATTCGGATTCCTTCTTGGGAATGGGAATCAAAGGCGACAATGATAGTTTTTTAGCAATTCTACAGATGCTGTCACCAACCCCAAAGAGTCTTTTTGGTGTTGGAATCGGAATTGGAGCTGATGGCTTTCTATCTGCAATTCCATTCCGACTTTTTTTGCCACCATCTTTTGTCAGTTTCTTTTTTGGGATCGTATCAGTATCACCATTACCATTACGCATGCGTTTGTGTTTATGTTTCTGTGAATTCACACTATCAGAACCATTTAACTTTCTTTTTTTAGAAACTTTCTCTTCTTCGCTTACAGAAGCTGGTTTTTGTTTTTCATCTTTAACAATCTTCTTATCTTTCAACTTCCTTTTTTTAGATGAAACCTTTTCATCTGAAGAAGATGGTTTTGCAATTAGAGGAATCTCAGAACAATTCTCTTCTACTTTCTCATCTAATCCATCTAAAAAATAGCGTGTAGAAAATTGATGATACCCTTTCCAACGATAGTATGAGAATAACTGAGTATTAAGTGACAAAACCTGCAATTTGTTGAATCCATCAAACTGTTCTCTAGCTAAATCTTGCACAGATTGAACAACATTAGCAGGTTTGAAAGTGGCAACAGTAGAAAAGCGATCACCACCATTGATTCTACTATCTTCTTTCTTAATTCCAGCATTAACAAATGTTTGGGATTTGATTTTCTCATATACCTCTTTGGACAAGCAAGAACAGGATAATCCAAACTCGATTCGCCTCAAAGCTTCATCCAAAGCACAATCAACAGCATGAAGAAACTTTGTGCTGTTACTTTGGTTCAccatttttgagaaattcttCCTAAATGGCTTGATTTTTGACTTCTCATTCCAAGCAAAGCTTTGGTCACCAAAATATGCTATGAGAAACCCTTTTTTCTTTGAGTATTTCCTTGCTACATCTGTTGAAGAAGATGGATCAAATATCTGTCCAGGCCACCATGGATAATTCCTTACCTTTGCCCAAACCAGATCGGAGACCTTATACTCACCTTCCTTTTCCTCATCattaacttcttcttcttcttccttttcctCATGATTAACTTGTTCTTCTTCCTTTTCCTCGTGattaacttcttcttcttccttttcctCATGATTAACTTGTTCTTCTTCCTTTTCCTCGTGATTAACTTCTTCTTCTGCCTTTTCATCTAGAACTTTCTCAACATTTTCTCTTTCGTCTCGAGAAACCCTAGAATCATTAACCGAATCATGAGCAACAGTACCACCTCCATCATGATCAGAAGACGGTTTCGTCGTTAGGGTTCCAGTATTCGATTCTAACAATTCATCCCCAACAGCAACCGCAACGTTAACCTCGTTAGTTAACGCGACATGACTGTTAGTCGGAAGTTCAGCTGAAACAACAGCATCGGAACTCGATTCAATAGTATCAAGGTTCGTAGACATTAATTGACAAtaacctaaaaatcataaaatgaacGATAAATCTAAAACGAACATATCAACGAATCAATCATAAGAAAAAGCCTGCAAGTAGTGTGTGTCAATAGCTGATAACAGTTGCGATTAAGCATACCTGGTGTGAATCGACGCGCGAAAATCTTCGTTGAGAGATCGAGAGAGTAACAGAGGGGTAGGGCTGCATCCACATCAACAGTGGAGACATTTGGACATGGCATTTAAATCAAAACTATTTTCGGACAAAATTAAATAGTGTATTTGattaactatttttatttttattttaaatataccgTTGGTTAATTTCAAAGTGATATTTCAACAGCTtcgtaaataaatttttttattgatatctcgtaataaactaataattaatcaaatatgtttgaaaattttTATTGAGAAATAATAGATTAATACAATATTATGACAACTTATTTCAAAAAACGTTTATGAGCTTTTGTGCATGATGGGTATTAAAAATTTAAAAGCATATTAATAAATTTGCAATAAGTTAAAGCTAAGACATAGTTGTAAAGAGGCAATAAAAACTCGTTTTTCCCAACAAAGTGTTTACGCGATTTAGAAAGGGGTTGAAACTAGTGTTATCTGATTTTATTAAAGGAAAAATGACGAAGCGACACCACTATGTATTTTGATTTTATTCTTTCAGTTTCTAAAGGCTTTTTCCTGCTTTTTAAGGGAACAAACTGTTTTTTGTCGACTGTATTTGATAACTGTAGACAAAACGAATGGGTAACCCAGTTATCCTTTTGACACATACAATGGCGGTTTAGTGGAGCAACCATTTGGTAAGTGGGGTGTATGACACCACTTAAGGTACGTTGGCTCACCTTAAATATATATaggtaaaaatatatatatttttttctattttatactCATATATCTCCATTCTCCCCATTTAATAAAAGAACGACACCTCTTACTCTTTCTTCTGTACCATAAAAAACAAATTTCTTCTTTTACCGACTTTCAGACCAAGAAAAGTAGCCAGAGACACAATCGGTCAGTCACCGGAAGCCGCTCCAATCAGCCAGTAACGATATAGTGGACCCCGGTTAACTTTCGGTCTGGATCTGCCACTGGACACATAGGCATTGACTTTAGTTTTGGTTCATAGTCATTGATTTTATATATTTGTATTAATTCTTTTCActttagaaataaaaaaaatataaaaaaatatatgtgtaacatcccaaaataaggTACAATTATCTTTCTTGAATCTTTCCTTTTTATGTAAAAAATTAGTCCCTTAAAATGATAGGTTGGCAAGTCAGTAAGTGGGGCGtacgcatgagtacgcgcatcgtactcATTCACAATgcaaattacgttgggcgtaccaatgggtacgttaggcgtactagGCTCATATGCAAAACCCTGATATTTTCTTTGGTCCCTATACAAAGAATATTATGGTCTCATTTCTAGCCACCCTTATTAGCCTTCAACCctctctaaaaccctaattttgttttGTGTAGCCTGAGTGTGTGTTTTTGCAAGTTTTGAGTGGTTCTTGACTCTTGTAGAAGAAAAAGAAGGTTATAGAATAAGAAGAAGGTGTCATCCAGCTTAGAGATCCAGAAACTCCCCACCTTTGTGCATCATTTTCAAGTATAAAGTTTATACATTGGCTagtattcttctagatctctttagtgTAAGATTCATGAGTTTAAGTCCCTAAGTTTGGACCTTTTGGATATTGAGACTCTTCATAGagtttaagttgtcctttcatgaATCTTAAGGCACCTAGGTTAATAAAAATGCTTGATTGATCTTTCTTTGACCTCATGCATGAGTAAAGTACTTTAGAACATGTaaaatggtgttttagcctctcctagacatgcaaaggcttaaagcccacgactttatggattaagaggtctTAAACTAGTCAAATATATGGGTGGAATGgttgtcttaacggattaagaccccaAAAGTGAGGAAATGGAAGTTTGTAGATTACGTTGTGCATACTCACAGCTAGGCGCAACATAGTCTGGAGGATCCCCATCGAGTGTTTAGTCTGatggtacgcccatcatacttgTTGGGTgttgacttttgctgactttgtcttttggtcaaactttagggttttggacctATGGAGGGGGAAAATGGTCCCTTTTGCCCCTATAAGGATTAATTGTTGACCTTGGACTTGTGAGTGGTTTGGACCTTAATTTTAATTAAGGTTAATTATTTTGTTAACTAGGCAGACTCTAGATCTGGCACTTCGGGTGCTAGGTTTTCGTGTCATCGGTactaggtgagtctcctcacttactCTTACCCGCGTGGAAGGATATCAGTAATATTATGACCAGTTAGGtctagttgttatgttatgttatgatatgttatgtgttgatATGATGTTTGTTGTAACTGGGGCTACTGACAGCCAACTGAGGGTTGTAGATAACCTCTCGAGCATGTTGTTAGCTCACTGGGACTACTGATAGtcctagggttgctgataacccatagctaTTTATTTTACGTTGtgatgtatgtggtatcttggggaactcactaaactttgtgcttacaattcTTGATTTGTATGTGGCAGATACTTTGcaggaccgcgggaaggcgaatgTCTAATTGTACACATGCATTGGGAATTTATTACTGGGACATGAtcttttgtactctgataactatgacacttatgttttgaaatgatttgtAATTGATCTAGTTGTAAAACTATGTTTTTTGaagttttaaaatttgaaaattttggtctaaaatttgaggggttacaatttggtatcaaagccatggtttgagggatttggatgaacctttgggtgattccaaactcaaactgagggtttgaacattttaagaatttaacaaggaATGAAGACTTTTTATAAGAGGAAAACCCAGagaagcaatgtgtacaatcgaCCAGCGCTCGAGTGGCAGTTTCCAAAAATACCTCATTGTTATCTTTAGTATTGCAGAGCAAAAATGTTGTATTATGAGCAATCGGGATTGCATGTTAGCTAGGTGTAGGCTAAGGAGTCTTGCCGAAATAGTATAAATGTTGCCTGATtattgatgccttagcctaggaattcaTTCCTTATgaaatgttgttatgttgttatgatctgttagattggtatcctggtagataggatgttgatatgcttagtgatctatagATCTTTTTTTTTGCTGTAGACTATCATAATGTCATcttgtatatgtgcacatggttggttgGTGGCTGAGGCTTCACTACTTTGTGCGTAAGTCAACTGGCCGAGATAttcatccgagattcggagtttcttgggtttggcatGCTATTATCGGAGGCTCATCAGAGATTTCTGCAAGATTGTTGTTCCTATCACCAAGTTGACCATGAAGGACGTTGCCTTTAGTTGGGGGCCTGAGCTGCAGGCACATTTGAGACTCTACGTCAGAGGTTGTGTGAGGCCCCAATGCCTTTCCCTCCCGAAAGGAGTTTagattttgtagtctattgtgatgcatccattgcAGGTATGGGTgttgtgttgatgcagagagggcatgtgatagcctacgcttcgaggaaactgaagcctcatgagacgaagtacctcactcatgatttggagttagtgACAGTGATCCTTTACGAAGTGATATCGAAGATCAATGTGTTTGGTTTCCGAGTGTTGGACCGGATTGTGGTAGATGCGAAtgacactttgagaatcacaatacaaaggaattttCTTCATATTGATTGCATAGTCTCACAATTGTTTTTGAATCCAAATTACAAGTGAGGTGCATGCAACAACAACCATGTATTCTGCTTATGCAGTCGAAATCGAAACACAAGTTTGCTTTTTTTTATTGCTAGCTTACAAGCTTTCCATCCAATAATTGACATCCGCCAGTTGTGTTTTTTCGATCAAGTTGACATCCACCTAATCCGAATTTGAGAAAGCTTGTATAAAGAATCTTGTCTTCATTAGATACCATAATCCCAACGAAACTATTCCTTTGAGGCAGTGAACAATATTCTTAACATCATTGAGATGGGGTTCTTTTGGGTTCGATTGGTATCTGGCACAATTACATACAACAAACATAATATCAAGTCggcttgcagttaaatacaaaaGCAAAACTATCATGTTTCTATATGAGTTAAGTCCACATTAGGCTTATCCAACGAAGGATTCAAGCGATTGTTAACAGCCATAGGTACTTTCACTTTAGTATTATTCGTCATTCCAAACCTTTCCAACAGGTTCcacgtatatttttcttgattaataAAGATTCTTTCCCTACTTTGACGAATATGCAAACCCAAAAAATTATTAATtcttcccatcatactcattgtGAACTGACTTTTCATGAGCTCCTCAAATTCCTTAGATAACAAAGGGTCAGTCGaaccaaaaataatgtcatcgacataaatttgaaaaaacatcaagtgaaacc of the Lactuca sativa cultivar Salinas chromosome 6, Lsat_Salinas_v11, whole genome shotgun sequence genome contains:
- the LOC111893079 gene encoding 40S ribosomal protein S23 produces the protein MGKTHGMGAGRKLKSHRRRQRWADKSYKKSHLGNEWKKPFAGSSHAKGIVLEKIGIEAKQPNSAIRKCARVQLIKNGKKIAAFVPNDGCLNYIEENDEVLIAGFGRKGHAVGDIPGVRFKVVKVSGVSLLALFKEKKEKPRS
- the LOC111893057 gene encoding PWWP domain-containing protein 5 isoform X1, whose protein sequence is MPCPNVSTVDVDAALPLCYSLDLSTKIFARRFTPGYCQLMSTNLDTIESSSDAVVSAELPTNSHVALTNEVNVAVAVGDELLESNTGTLTTKPSSDHDGGGTVAHDSVNDSRVSRDERENVEKVLDEKAEEEVNHEEKEEEQVNHEEKEEEEVNHEEKEEEQVNHEEKEEEEEVNDEEKEGEYKVSDLVWAKVRNYPWWPGQIFDPSSSTDVARKYSKKKGFLIAYFGDQSFAWNEKSKIKPFRKNFSKMVNQSNSTKFLHAVDCALDEALRRIEFGLSCSCLSKEVYEKIKSQTFVNAGIKKEDSRINGGDRFSTVATFKPANVVQSVQDLAREQFDGFNKLQVLSLNTQLFSYYRWKGYHQFSTRYFLDGLDEKVEENCSEIPLIAKPSSSDEKVSSKKRKLKDKKIVKDEKQKPASVSEEEKVSKKRKLNGSDSVNSQKHKHKRMRNGNGDTDTIPKKKLTKDGGKKSRNGIADRKPSAPIPIPTPKRLFGVGDSICRIAKKLSLSPLIPIPKKESESESQFQSQVSKDSDSASNSNSNSVDEKRVDQTQESTKSDDVSTKSEISDSSLKTTSKEKFAALILKFTNLDSIPSVTNLNEIFRVYGSLMESETEVLKKSSCAKVVFEEKTNAEAAFSSAGKFGIFGPSLISYRLDYSPTPRKIYTRKGKKKNGKGDSV
- the LOC111893057 gene encoding PWWP domain-containing protein 5 isoform X2, which codes for MPCPNVSTVDVDAALPLCYSLDLSTKIFARRFTPAELPTNSHVALTNEVNVAVAVGDELLESNTGTLTTKPSSDHDGGGTVAHDSVNDSRVSRDERENVEKVLDEKAEEEVNHEEKEEEQVNHEEKEEEEVNHEEKEEEQVNHEEKEEEEEVNDEEKEGEYKVSDLVWAKVRNYPWWPGQIFDPSSSTDVARKYSKKKGFLIAYFGDQSFAWNEKSKIKPFRKNFSKMVNQSNSTKFLHAVDCALDEALRRIEFGLSCSCLSKEVYEKIKSQTFVNAGIKKEDSRINGGDRFSTVATFKPANVVQSVQDLAREQFDGFNKLQVLSLNTQLFSYYRWKGYHQFSTRYFLDGLDEKVEENCSEIPLIAKPSSSDEKVSSKKRKLKDKKIVKDEKQKPASVSEEEKVSKKRKLNGSDSVNSQKHKHKRMRNGNGDTDTIPKKKLTKDGGKKSRNGIADRKPSAPIPIPTPKRLFGVGDSICRIAKKLSLSPLIPIPKKESESESQFQSQVSKDSDSASNSNSNSVDEKRVDQTQESTKSDDVSTKSEISDSSLKTTSKEKFAALILKFTNLDSIPSVTNLNEIFRVYGSLMESETEVLKKSSCAKVVFEEKTNAEAAFSSAGKFGIFGPSLISYRLDYSPTPRKIYTRKGKKKNGKGDSV